A section of the Roseivirga sp. BDSF3-8 genome encodes:
- a CDS encoding glycosyltransferase translates to MFSFMAYNFLSGPWPLVLFWWLTLLCAVQELTLAGAFLFKGNSSRSSAEGGGVSIIVAAHNELANLKHLLPMLEAQHYVDFEIVLADDRSSDGTREWMHAEMAKFPRLRYLTIDEVPEGHNTKKYALTRAIQSASYDLLVLTDADCRPFDQEWLATMAGSFHNGTSIVIGYSPYRKADGLLNSFIRYETLLTGFQYIGSALLGRPYMAVGRNLAYRRSLFMKNNGFEGISHITGGDDDLLVNRLATADNTAVVTHRSSQMWSIPKKTWRAYFRQKTRHLSAGKHYRLADKFFTGIFALSVVAWWAVFFISLVNAFGNENELTSVGTGFLVRTTIHVLAMCTAIRVLGERFRWWYLPLYHLIFAVYYTLTGAAALLKKRIRWI, encoded by the coding sequence ATGTTTAGTTTCATGGCCTACAATTTCCTTTCCGGCCCCTGGCCTCTGGTGCTCTTCTGGTGGCTTACGCTGCTATGTGCGGTGCAGGAGCTGACACTGGCAGGGGCTTTTTTATTCAAAGGAAATTCGTCCCGAAGCTCTGCTGAGGGCGGAGGGGTGAGTATCATTGTGGCTGCGCACAACGAACTGGCTAATCTGAAGCACCTGCTCCCAATGCTGGAGGCGCAGCACTATGTTGATTTTGAGATCGTGCTGGCAGACGACCGCTCTAGTGACGGTACCAGGGAGTGGATGCATGCCGAAATGGCAAAGTTTCCCCGGCTCAGGTACCTGACCATAGATGAGGTGCCGGAAGGGCATAATACTAAAAAATATGCGCTTACTAGGGCGATACAAAGCGCCAGCTATGATTTGTTGGTACTAACGGATGCAGACTGCCGGCCTTTTGACCAGGAATGGCTTGCCACTATGGCAGGTTCTTTTCACAATGGCACATCCATTGTTATAGGGTACAGTCCATACCGGAAAGCGGATGGATTACTGAACAGCTTTATCAGGTACGAAACCCTGCTTACGGGTTTTCAATACATAGGCTCTGCCCTGCTGGGGCGACCTTATATGGCAGTAGGCCGCAACCTGGCCTATCGCAGGAGCCTTTTTATGAAAAATAATGGCTTTGAAGGGATAAGCCATATTACAGGAGGGGACGATGATTTGTTGGTGAACCGGCTGGCCACTGCTGATAATACGGCCGTGGTGACCCACCGCTCATCACAAATGTGGTCTATTCCAAAAAAAACCTGGAGGGCCTATTTCCGGCAAAAAACAAGGCATTTATCCGCTGGCAAGCACTACAGACTGGCAGATAAGTTTTTCACCGGTATTTTTGCCCTGTCTGTAGTGGCCTGGTGGGCTGTGTTTTTTATCAGCCTTGTAAATGCCTTTGGTAATGAAAATGAACTAACCAGTGTTGGCACAGGTTTTTTAGTCAGAACGACAATACATGTACTGGCTATGTGCACAGCCATTCGGGTCTTGGGCGAGCGGTTCCGTTGGTGGTATTTGCCTTTATACCATTTAATATTTGCCGTATATTACACCCTGACCGGGGCTGCTGCTCTTTTGAAAAAAAGGATACGATGGATTTGA
- the tgt gene encoding tRNA guanosine(34) transglycosylase Tgt, which produces MKFSLEVNDPGSSARAGTITTDHGTIETPIFMPVGTAGSVKAVHQREIKEDINAQIILGNTYHLYLRPGLGILEQAGGLHKFNGWDRPILTDSGGYQVYSLSGTRKIKEEGVTFKSHIDGSKHVFTPEGVMDIQRTIGADIIMAFDECTPYPCEYGYARKSMEMTHRWLKRCCERFDSTEGKYGYSQALFPIVQGSTYKDLRKESAEFIAAQGREGNAIGGLSVGEPAEEMYEMTELVCSILPKDKPRYLMGVGTPANILEGIALGVDMFDCVMPTRNARNGMLFTTQGIINIRNKKWEDDFSPIDKELGGYVSTFYSRAYLRHLITSKEILGAQIASVHNLTFYLWLAREARRHIVAGDFASWKNEMVTKLMVRL; this is translated from the coding sequence ATGAAATTTTCGCTTGAGGTAAATGATCCCGGCTCTTCCGCACGTGCGGGTACTATCACAACGGACCACGGGACGATAGAAACGCCGATTTTTATGCCGGTGGGTACAGCCGGTTCGGTAAAGGCTGTACACCAGCGTGAGATCAAAGAAGACATTAACGCGCAGATCATACTGGGCAATACCTACCACCTGTACCTGCGTCCCGGCCTGGGGATACTGGAGCAGGCCGGCGGACTGCACAAATTTAATGGCTGGGACCGCCCCATTCTTACCGATAGCGGCGGGTACCAGGTATACAGCCTTAGCGGCACGCGTAAGATCAAAGAAGAGGGCGTAACCTTTAAGTCACATATAGACGGTTCTAAGCATGTCTTCACTCCCGAAGGAGTCATGGACATACAGCGCACGATCGGGGCAGATATTATCATGGCCTTTGACGAATGTACGCCGTACCCCTGCGAGTATGGCTATGCACGCAAAAGCATGGAGATGACCCACCGCTGGCTAAAGCGCTGCTGTGAACGGTTTGACAGCACCGAAGGCAAGTATGGCTACAGCCAGGCCCTCTTCCCCATCGTGCAGGGCAGCACTTATAAGGACTTGCGCAAAGAGTCGGCCGAGTTCATAGCCGCCCAGGGGCGAGAAGGTAATGCCATAGGGGGGCTAAGCGTGGGCGAACCAGCGGAGGAAATGTATGAAATGACAGAGCTGGTTTGCAGCATACTCCCCAAAGATAAGCCCCGCTACCTGATGGGAGTGGGCACCCCGGCCAATATACTGGAAGGGATCGCCCTGGGCGTGGATATGTTTGACTGCGTGATGCCCACCCGCAATGCCCGCAATGGCATGCTGTTTACCACCCAGGGCATTATCAACATCCGGAATAAAAAGTGGGAGGATGACTTCTCACCTATAGATAAAGAACTGGGGGGCTACGTAAGCACATTTTACAGCAGGGCCTACCTGCGCCACCTGATCACCAGCAAAGAGATCCTTGGCGCGCAAATTGCTAGTGTTCATAATCTGACTTTCTATCTTTGGCTGGCCAGGGAAGCCCGTAGGCATATAGTCGCAGGTGATTTTGCTTCGTGGAAAAACGAAATGGTGACAAAGCTGATGGTCAGACTCTGA
- a CDS encoding LptF/LptG family permease yields the protein MKTLDRYILKRFLASWVFVAALIIAVVVVIDITEKNDKFIQNDLTISEILPYYTAFIPFIANLITPITVFIAAVLLTSKLATRTEIVAILSSGVSFKRFMFPYFIGALIIALLSFWLNGWVIPNSNKRRVAFEIAYIKKPFNYSDRDIHLKTGPSTYMYLESYNTTSDVGHKFTLETIEGNKLTEKFEARRLEWIDSSESWRARDWTNRQFDGLDEVYTRGVIKDTTLRISPKDFASSYSRHETLNMNELNDYIDELTARGADDVHIYRIEKYIRYMSPFTVIILTFIALIVSARKSRGGTGFQIALGFFIAFVFIIFFVMSRAIAEAGSMHPILAVWMPNIIFTGLGLIMYNTVPR from the coding sequence ATGAAAACACTCGACAGGTACATACTGAAACGCTTTCTGGCTTCATGGGTATTCGTGGCTGCCCTCATCATTGCCGTGGTGGTCGTTATCGATATTACAGAGAAGAACGACAAGTTCATTCAGAATGACCTGACGATATCGGAAATTCTGCCCTACTATACAGCCTTTATTCCTTTCATAGCGAACCTCATTACCCCGATTACCGTCTTTATCGCCGCCGTACTGCTTACAAGTAAGCTGGCTACCCGTACTGAAATCGTGGCCATACTCAGCAGCGGGGTCAGCTTTAAGCGCTTTATGTTTCCCTATTTCATAGGTGCCCTCATCATAGCCCTGCTTTCCTTCTGGCTCAATGGCTGGGTCATTCCCAATAGCAATAAGCGGCGGGTAGCCTTCGAAATAGCCTACATTAAAAAACCATTTAACTACTCTGACCGGGACATACACCTCAAAACAGGCCCCAGCACCTATATGTACCTGGAGTCATACAACACCACCAGTGATGTGGGGCATAAATTTACCCTTGAGACCATTGAGGGAAATAAGCTTACGGAGAAGTTTGAAGCCCGCAGGCTGGAATGGATAGACAGCAGTGAGAGCTGGCGTGCACGGGACTGGACTAACCGGCAGTTTGACGGCCTCGATGAGGTTTACACCCGGGGGGTGATAAAAGATACCACTCTTAGAATATCACCTAAGGATTTTGCCAGTAGCTACAGCCGTCATGAGACACTTAATATGAACGAGCTCAATGACTACATTGATGAGCTAACGGCACGTGGGGCCGACGATGTGCACATCTACAGGATAGAAAAGTATATCCGGTATATGTCTCCCTTTACCGTTATCATCCTCACCTTTATCGCCCTCATCGTATCCGCCCGTAAGAGTCGCGGAGGCACCGGCTTTCAGATTGCCCTCGGCTTCTTCATTGCTTTTGTATTTATCATATTCTTTGTCATGAGCCGGGCCATAGCAGAGGCAGGCAGCATGCATCCCATACTGGCGGTATGGATGCCTAACATTATATTTACCGGCCTTGGCCTCATCATGTACAATACCGTTCCCCGCTGA
- a CDS encoding DMT family transporter: MSDHLTRDYIKLHFIVFIWGFTAILGKLISIPSVEIVFYRVLIAALALAVMLKVKGMNFNLGWKDIAAITATGFVIAAHWILFFASAKVSTVSVCLAGMATATLFTSILDPLFNRRPIRLYEVMLGLVVIAGLYIIFRFELDQALGLVLALISAFLAALFTVINSRLTKRHNHYMITFYEMSGATLGIALFFPIYTTYFTDGVLQLSPTAEDWLYIGIISLVCTVYAYSISVELMKRLTAFAVNLAINLEPVYGIALAVIILNEDEKMNSGFYLGTLVILLSVLAYPVMNRWRKRRALKKA, encoded by the coding sequence ATGTCGGATCACCTTACGCGCGATTATATTAAGCTCCACTTCATTGTGTTTATCTGGGGCTTTACCGCCATATTGGGCAAGCTCATCAGCATCCCTTCGGTGGAGATCGTCTTTTACCGGGTACTTATAGCTGCCCTGGCTCTGGCGGTTATGCTTAAGGTAAAAGGCATGAACTTCAACCTGGGCTGGAAAGACATCGCCGCCATCACCGCTACCGGCTTTGTCATTGCCGCCCACTGGATTCTTTTCTTTGCCTCCGCAAAAGTATCTACCGTATCCGTATGCCTGGCAGGTATGGCTACAGCCACTCTCTTCACCAGTATACTGGACCCCCTTTTTAATAGGCGGCCCATACGCCTCTATGAAGTAATGCTGGGCCTGGTAGTGATTGCCGGCCTCTATATTATCTTCCGGTTTGAGCTGGATCAGGCCCTCGGCCTTGTACTAGCCCTTATCTCCGCATTTCTGGCGGCCTTGTTTACGGTCATAAACAGCCGCCTCACCAAGCGGCACAACCACTACATGATCACCTTCTATGAGATGAGCGGAGCCACCTTAGGCATAGCCCTGTTCTTCCCCATCTACACCACTTATTTTACAGACGGGGTGCTGCAGCTTAGCCCCACGGCTGAAGACTGGCTCTACATCGGCATCATCTCACTCGTGTGTACCGTGTATGCCTACTCCATTTCAGTAGAGCTCATGAAGCGCCTCACAGCCTTTGCGGTGAACCTAGCCATAAACCTGGAGCCGGTATACGGCATTGCGCTTGCCGTCATTATTCTCAATGAAGATGAAAAAATGAATTCGGGTTTCTACCTCGGTACCCTTGTAATTCTGCTCAGCGTACTGGCCTACCCGGTGATGAACCGCTGGCGAAAGAGGCGCGCCCTGAAAAAGGCTTAA
- a CDS encoding 1-phosphofructokinase family hexose kinase — MSILTITLNPSLDKSTAAEQVVPEKKIRCEAPRYEPGGGGINVSRAIKKMGGDSLCVYLAGGHSGERITELLDQEGVKMKVVPAHAPTRENLVVMDHSRNEQYRFGMPGETVTDAELQGILEEVEKWDGDYIVASGSLPPGAPDNFYGQIGRIAEKKGIRYVVDTSGKPLHEAVKEKVFLLKPNINELASLLGKDRIEAREQEEYAQKAIAQGTCEMMVVSLGPKGAMLATKEGISYVMSPTVDTVSAVGAGDSMVGGMMLALNRGWDKVAAVQYGVAAGTAATMTPGSELCNGPDVERLYEWISKTP; from the coding sequence ATGAGCATTCTTACCATCACACTTAATCCTTCACTTGACAAAAGTACGGCCGCCGAACAGGTAGTGCCTGAGAAAAAGATCCGTTGCGAAGCACCTCGCTATGAACCGGGCGGCGGAGGCATAAATGTATCCCGTGCCATTAAGAAGATGGGCGGCGACAGCCTGTGCGTGTATCTGGCCGGGGGCCACTCGGGTGAGCGCATCACAGAGCTACTGGACCAGGAGGGGGTAAAAATGAAGGTAGTCCCTGCCCATGCCCCTACCCGGGAAAACCTCGTGGTGATGGATCACTCGAGGAATGAGCAGTACCGCTTTGGCATGCCCGGTGAGACTGTCACCGATGCTGAACTGCAGGGTATACTGGAGGAAGTGGAAAAATGGGACGGAGACTATATAGTGGCAAGCGGTAGCCTGCCTCCCGGAGCGCCGGATAATTTTTATGGACAGATAGGCAGGATCGCGGAGAAAAAGGGGATTCGCTATGTGGTGGATACCTCTGGCAAGCCCCTTCACGAGGCCGTTAAAGAAAAGGTCTTTCTGCTAAAACCGAATATTAATGAACTGGCTTCCCTGCTGGGCAAAGACCGGATAGAAGCCCGTGAGCAGGAAGAGTACGCGCAAAAAGCAATCGCACAGGGTACCTGCGAGATGATGGTAGTGTCCCTGGGGCCTAAAGGAGCGATGCTCGCTACCAAAGAAGGAATAAGCTATGTGATGTCGCCTACAGTGGATACGGTAAGCGCCGTAGGAGCCGGCGACAGTATGGTGGGGGGCATGATGCTGGCGCTGAACAGAGGTTGGGATAAGGTGGCAGCCGTACAGTACGGCGTGGCTGCAGGTACGGCTGCCACCATGACACCAGGCTCGGAGCTATGCAACGGGCCGGATGTGGAAAGGCTTTACGAGTGGATCAGTAAGACTCCCTGA
- a CDS encoding DUF5606 domain-containing protein, protein MELNEIATISGKGGLYHIVKPTRSGVIVETLDDKKKRLAVNANQRISILQEISIYTTDAEGSKPLQDIFVTMNEEFGDDLGVNGNSPSEELKAFMKHILPDYDEERVYVSDIKKLISWYNILQREAPEILEQKEEETAEASADESKSEK, encoded by the coding sequence ATGGAACTCAACGAAATAGCAACTATATCCGGCAAAGGCGGATTATATCATATCGTAAAACCTACCCGTTCAGGTGTAATTGTAGAGACACTTGACGATAAAAAGAAGCGCCTGGCTGTAAACGCCAATCAGCGCATCTCTATCCTCCAGGAGATATCTATCTACACCACAGATGCTGAAGGTTCAAAGCCTCTGCAGGATATTTTCGTTACGATGAACGAAGAGTTTGGTGATGACCTTGGGGTAAATGGTAACTCTCCCTCCGAAGAACTAAAGGCCTTTATGAAGCACATACTGCCAGACTATGACGAGGAGCGCGTGTATGTAAGTGACATTAAGAAGCTGATAAGCTGGTACAATATCCTGCAAAGAGAGGCGCCTGAGATATTAGAACAAAAAGAGGAAGAAACTGCAGAAGCTTCTGCGGACGAGAGTAAGTCAGAGAAGTAA